One window of the Rhodohalobacter sp. SW132 genome contains the following:
- a CDS encoding M3 family metallopeptidase: MKLKQISFLLLAVFFAAACDNQTNDIDMSENPFSEESTLPFEAPDFNQINDDHFMPAFTAGMEEHLEEIERIANNSEEPTFENTIVEMERSGRLLTRVQRVFFNLASAHTNDQIQDIQSELAPKLAAHSDDILLNSTLFERVDQLYNNRENLGLDDESLKLLEDTHLDFVRAGARLTDDQQRRMREINERISSLTTEFQEKLLDMTRERSVIVEDESMLDGLSSDRIASAREAAERRDEDGKYLISISNTTRHPLLTSLNNREMRQKLWEASANRGIGEDGGIDTRPIVLELAELRAERVALLGYQNYAEYAIEPQTAGHPDNVLEMLNGLIPAVVENANEEGRLITEMMQRDGIDDELQPWDWEYYAEKVRSERYDFNDDEVRAYFELDTVLKDGVFYTMERLYGIRFEERDDIPVYHPDVRVFTVYDSDDSELGLFYGDFFSRDSKRGGAWMNSFVVQSHLLDKKPVVVNVLNITPPAEGDPALISFDNVTTLFHEMGHAVHGLFSDVTYPSLAGTSVPRDFVEFPSTFEEDWAILPEVLENYAVHYETGERIPQDLLDRLIEAREFNQGFDTYEYLGATMVDMEWHLLEEGSVPDDVVEFENRSLEKYNLDNPVIPPRYKSPYFAHVFSGGYSANYYAYIWSEILAADAFAFMKEQGGLTRENGDRYREHILSRGGSRDAMELYREYRGGDPDVTNLLNRRGLN; the protein is encoded by the coding sequence ATGAAACTAAAACAGATTTCCTTTCTGCTGCTGGCAGTTTTTTTTGCTGCGGCCTGCGATAACCAAACTAATGATATTGATATGAGCGAGAACCCGTTTTCGGAAGAGAGCACCCTGCCGTTTGAGGCGCCCGATTTTAACCAGATTAACGATGACCATTTTATGCCCGCATTTACGGCAGGGATGGAAGAACACCTGGAGGAGATTGAGCGGATTGCCAACAACTCGGAAGAACCCACTTTTGAGAATACGATTGTGGAGATGGAGCGGTCAGGCAGACTCCTGACAAGAGTTCAGCGGGTATTTTTTAATCTTGCATCAGCTCATACCAACGATCAGATTCAGGATATTCAATCTGAACTTGCGCCAAAACTGGCCGCGCACAGTGATGATATTCTGCTGAACAGCACACTATTTGAGCGGGTAGATCAGCTTTACAATAACCGTGAAAATCTCGGTCTGGATGATGAATCGCTTAAGCTTCTTGAAGATACACACCTCGATTTTGTACGTGCCGGAGCCCGGCTCACCGATGATCAGCAACGCAGAATGCGGGAGATCAACGAACGGATTTCGTCGCTAACCACAGAATTCCAGGAAAAACTGCTCGATATGACACGCGAACGTTCTGTAATTGTGGAAGATGAATCGATGCTCGACGGTTTGAGCAGCGATCGAATTGCATCGGCCCGTGAAGCGGCAGAACGACGCGATGAGGATGGGAAATATCTCATCAGCATCAGCAATACCACACGGCATCCGCTGCTGACGTCGCTGAACAACCGGGAAATGCGACAAAAACTATGGGAAGCATCCGCTAATCGCGGAATTGGTGAGGACGGTGGGATAGATACCCGCCCGATTGTGCTGGAACTCGCGGAATTGAGGGCAGAGCGGGTTGCTCTTCTGGGATATCAGAATTATGCCGAATATGCGATCGAACCTCAAACTGCGGGTCACCCCGATAACGTCCTCGAAATGCTCAACGGACTTATTCCAGCTGTAGTTGAAAATGCCAATGAAGAAGGCAGGCTGATCACAGAAATGATGCAGCGCGATGGAATTGATGATGAATTGCAGCCCTGGGATTGGGAATACTACGCCGAAAAAGTGAGAAGCGAGCGTTATGATTTCAACGATGATGAAGTCCGCGCATATTTTGAACTCGACACGGTTCTGAAAGATGGCGTGTTCTACACGATGGAGCGTTTGTACGGCATTCGATTTGAAGAACGTGATGATATCCCTGTGTACCACCCTGATGTGCGTGTCTTCACAGTTTACGACAGCGACGACAGCGAACTCGGACTTTTTTACGGCGATTTCTTTTCGCGCGATTCAAAACGCGGCGGTGCCTGGATGAACTCGTTTGTTGTGCAATCTCACCTGCTGGATAAAAAACCGGTTGTGGTCAACGTGCTCAACATCACGCCGCCTGCAGAGGGAGATCCCGCACTGATTAGTTTTGATAACGTTACCACACTGTTTCACGAAATGGGTCACGCCGTTCACGGTCTTTTTTCTGATGTAACTTATCCCTCACTCGCTGGTACCTCCGTACCCCGCGATTTTGTTGAATTTCCATCCACATTTGAAGAAGATTGGGCGATACTGCCTGAAGTTCTGGAAAACTACGCCGTTCACTACGAAACCGGGGAACGCATTCCCCAGGATCTGCTCGACCGCCTGATCGAGGCTCGGGAATTCAACCAGGGTTTCGATACGTATGAATACCTCGGCGCGACGATGGTAGATATGGAGTGGCATCTGCTCGAAGAAGGCTCCGTACCCGACGATGTAGTGGAGTTTGAAAACCGGTCTCTCGAAAAATATAATCTCGATAACCCGGTGATTCCTCCCCGCTACAAATCACCTTACTTTGCACACGTATTCTCCGGCGGATATTCTGCTAATTATTACGCCTACATCTGGAGTGAAATTCTTGCAGCGGATGCATTTGCATTTATGAAAGAGCAGGGAGGATTAACCCGCGAAAACGGTGACCGGTACCGCGAGCATATTCTCTCGCGCGGAGGAAGCCGCGACGCGATGGAACTTTACCGTGAATACAGAGGCGGCGATCCCGATGTAACCAATCTTCTGAACAGACGTGGATTGAATTAA
- the folD gene encoding bifunctional methylenetetrahydrofolate dehydrogenase/methenyltetrahydrofolate cyclohydrolase FolD: protein MSAQLIDGKKVAELTRSQIREDVESWVKQGNRPPFLQVIQIGSDPASSTYIGAKTRACNDVGIETGTAHLSDTISAKELKQEIRKFNESSSVDGILVQLPLPSHLSSHDVIESIDHRKDVDGFHPMNVGRLAVDQPTFRSCTPAGIFELFKHYSIQVKSKHAVVVGASNIVGSPMAIMLSRENSSGKATTTICHKYTKDITRHTIDADILIVAAGQPGLIKAEMVKEGVVIIDVGINRVADETSKKGYKLVGDCDFEGLREKASWITPVPGGVGPMTVAMLMKNTLLAAKKSIYPDA from the coding sequence ATGTCCGCACAACTAATTGATGGAAAAAAAGTAGCAGAACTGACCCGCAGCCAGATTAGGGAGGATGTTGAAAGCTGGGTGAAACAGGGCAACCGCCCGCCTTTTCTTCAGGTGATTCAGATTGGGAGCGATCCCGCATCTTCCACCTATATTGGCGCAAAAACCAGGGCGTGTAATGATGTTGGAATTGAAACTGGAACAGCACACCTCTCAGATACCATCTCTGCCAAAGAATTGAAGCAGGAGATTCGAAAATTTAATGAAAGCAGCAGTGTGGACGGCATACTGGTACAGCTTCCGCTTCCGTCGCATTTATCATCTCACGATGTTATTGAGAGTATCGATCATCGAAAAGATGTAGACGGGTTTCACCCCATGAACGTGGGTCGCCTTGCTGTGGATCAACCTACGTTTCGTTCGTGTACACCCGCTGGAATCTTTGAACTCTTTAAACATTACAGCATTCAGGTGAAAAGTAAACATGCCGTGGTTGTTGGGGCATCCAATATTGTTGGTTCGCCAATGGCCATTATGCTTTCCAGGGAAAATTCGTCAGGAAAAGCGACTACAACCATTTGTCATAAGTACACAAAAGATATCACCCGCCACACCATTGATGCCGATATTCTGATTGTTGCCGCGGGGCAGCCCGGGCTGATTAAAGCAGAAATGGTGAAAGAGGGTGTTGTAATCATCGACGTGGGAATTAATCGTGTGGCTGATGAAACCAGCAAAAAAGGCTACAAGCTGGTAGGCGATTGCGATTTTGAAGGACTGCGCGAAAAAGCGAGTTGGATCACACCGGTTCCGGGCGGAGTTGGCCCAATGACGGTAGCCATGCTGATGAAAAACACACTTCTCGCTGCTAAGAAATCAATTTATCCCGATGCGTAG
- a CDS encoding sigma-54 dependent transcriptional regulator, with protein sequence MANKKPTILVTDDEKSIRNSLSEILEFEQYNVLQAEGGETALQQIRESKVDLVILDIKMKGMDGIEVLENIRETHPDLPVIMISGHGTIKIAVQATKIGAFDFIEKPPDLNRLLISVRNALSRNELVEENKRIRSELNNVKEMVGESPAIARIKKTIEKVAPSTSRILITGENGTGKELVARWIHEKSKRASKKFVDVNCAAIPSELLESELFGHEKGAFTGASDRRIGKFEQADGGTLFLDEIGDMSPDAQAKVLRVLQENQITRVGGNERIDVDVRVICATNRDLEEEIRENRFREDLYHRINVIPIKLPPLRERKDDIPLLARWFLSQLSDKEIIYAGKSFTDDALEELKSHQWSGNIRELQNAVERMALLSDGESIDRDDVTHLGSMKTGTKSDLKELAEQSLSFQEYKEQAERYYLLNKLEEHDWNVSATADAIDIQRSHIYNKMKKYDIER encoded by the coding sequence ATGGCAAATAAGAAACCGACCATACTTGTTACGGACGATGAGAAAAGCATCCGGAACAGTCTGAGTGAAATTCTTGAATTTGAACAGTATAACGTGCTCCAGGCGGAGGGCGGGGAGACCGCTCTGCAGCAGATCCGGGAATCTAAAGTGGACCTTGTGATACTCGATATCAAAATGAAAGGCATGGACGGAATTGAGGTGCTGGAAAACATTCGGGAAACCCATCCCGATCTGCCTGTGATTATGATCAGCGGACACGGCACCATTAAGATTGCCGTTCAGGCTACAAAGATTGGTGCATTTGATTTCATTGAGAAGCCGCCGGACCTAAACAGATTATTAATTAGCGTTCGCAATGCATTGTCCCGCAATGAACTGGTAGAGGAAAACAAACGCATCCGAAGCGAGCTGAACAATGTGAAGGAAATGGTTGGTGAAAGTCCTGCTATTGCCCGCATCAAAAAAACGATTGAAAAAGTAGCGCCCAGCACCAGCCGTATTCTCATCACCGGTGAAAATGGAACTGGAAAAGAACTTGTGGCACGCTGGATTCACGAAAAGAGCAAACGGGCATCCAAAAAGTTTGTGGATGTGAACTGCGCGGCTATTCCGTCAGAACTATTGGAAAGTGAATTGTTTGGTCACGAAAAAGGCGCGTTTACGGGCGCTTCAGATCGGCGCATCGGAAAATTTGAGCAGGCGGACGGCGGAACGCTTTTCCTGGATGAAATCGGTGATATGAGCCCCGATGCACAGGCAAAAGTGCTTCGGGTACTGCAGGAAAATCAGATTACACGTGTTGGGGGCAATGAACGAATTGATGTTGACGTGAGGGTCATCTGTGCAACCAACCGCGATCTTGAAGAAGAGATTCGCGAGAACAGGTTTCGGGAAGATCTTTATCACCGCATCAACGTGATTCCCATCAAACTGCCGCCGCTGCGTGAGCGAAAGGATGATATTCCGCTGCTGGCCAGGTGGTTTCTCTCACAGCTTTCTGATAAAGAAATTATCTATGCCGGAAAGTCGTTTACGGATGATGCTCTTGAAGAGCTGAAATCACATCAGTGGTCGGGCAACATCCGGGAACTGCAGAACGCTGTGGAAAGAATGGCGCTTCTTTCGGATGGTGAGAGTATCGATCGGGATGACGTTACTCATCTCGGCTCGATGAAAACGGGTACAAAATCCGACCTGAAAGAACTTGCCGAGCAGTCGCTTTCTTTCCAGGAGTATAAAGAGCAGGCCGAACGGTATTATCTGCTGAATAAGCTGGAGGAGCACGATTGGAATGTTTCGGCTACAGCCGACGCGATAGATATCCAGAGAAGCCATATTTACAATAAAATGAAAAAATACGATATAGAACGCTAA
- the dacB gene encoding D-alanyl-D-alanine carboxypeptidase/D-alanyl-D-alanine-endopeptidase, giving the protein MKNHHFPFFPSLLCFGFLLFGLITPARGFQTVDPVQDIIRQSHAASSFWSVVVRDSENNVIYDYNGDKLIRPASNLKLVSSAAFLELLGHDHQFNTKLYGTGEQDGQTWRGDLYIRGNGDPSINGEAYDDPFFLFERWYSVLDSMGIETIDGNIIGHDGLFDDVPYPRGWEWDDLSYYYAPEISALSFNMNVVNLEVRADGSPGSRPSITWFPFDTPYVRFVNEQTITPQGTRFDESYRRELGENTIYLRSRLPQGYYETEPLSIHNPSLFFIDTFSRYLDRHGINVRGQLLVSQERVNWDAPGFTPLDSHRSKPLSTMITRLNRESDNFYTEMLLKYLASEKYGVQGTTELGLQLLEEYMESNGFTPGSIMLRDASGMAPATQLKAGELNHFLFQIQYKPYFDIYLNSLSVGSRNGTLRYRFHNSPVSDGFRGKTGFLSGVRSLSGYLETAGGDRLVVTIATNNYTVRTAVVDLIHERILNYLYTNY; this is encoded by the coding sequence GTGAAGAATCACCACTTCCCATTTTTTCCGTCCCTTTTATGTTTCGGGTTTTTGCTTTTCGGTCTCATTACGCCGGCCAGGGGTTTTCAAACCGTTGACCCCGTACAGGATATCATTCGTCAAAGTCATGCTGCATCATCATTCTGGTCGGTTGTTGTGCGCGATTCCGAAAACAATGTTATTTATGATTATAACGGCGATAAGCTGATCCGTCCGGCTTCGAACCTGAAGCTTGTATCATCCGCAGCATTTCTGGAGCTTCTGGGGCATGATCACCAATTCAACACCAAACTCTACGGAACCGGGGAACAAGACGGACAAACCTGGCGCGGTGATCTTTATATTCGCGGAAACGGCGATCCATCCATTAACGGTGAAGCGTATGACGATCCGTTTTTTCTGTTTGAACGTTGGTACTCCGTTCTCGACTCAATGGGTATCGAAACAATTGATGGAAATATCATCGGGCACGACGGACTTTTTGATGATGTGCCGTATCCAAGAGGATGGGAATGGGATGATTTGAGTTACTATTATGCACCTGAAATAAGCGCGCTCTCATTTAATATGAATGTGGTGAACCTGGAAGTGAGGGCGGATGGCAGTCCCGGATCCAGACCTTCAATCACATGGTTCCCGTTTGATACGCCGTATGTCCGGTTTGTGAACGAGCAGACGATCACGCCGCAAGGTACCCGTTTTGATGAATCGTACCGCCGGGAACTGGGAGAAAACACAATCTACCTGAGAAGCAGGCTCCCGCAAGGATATTACGAAACTGAGCCGCTTAGCATACATAATCCCTCTCTCTTTTTTATTGATACATTCAGCCGCTATCTTGACAGACATGGCATCAACGTCAGGGGCCAGCTGCTTGTATCGCAGGAGCGTGTGAACTGGGACGCCCCCGGGTTTACTCCGCTGGATTCACACCGGTCGAAACCTCTTTCTACAATGATTACCCGGCTGAACAGAGAGAGTGATAATTTTTATACTGAGATGCTGTTAAAGTATTTAGCTTCAGAAAAATATGGAGTTCAGGGAACCACTGAACTCGGGTTACAGCTGCTTGAAGAGTATATGGAATCGAACGGATTTACTCCCGGTTCGATCATGCTTCGCGATGCATCCGGAATGGCACCGGCTACACAGCTGAAAGCCGGGGAACTCAATCATTTTCTCTTCCAGATACAGTATAAACCCTATTTTGATATATACCTGAACAGCTTGTCGGTGGGCAGCCGAAATGGCACGCTTCGCTATCGGTTTCACAACAGCCCGGTATCGGATGGATTTCGGGGCAAAACAGGATTTTTATCGGGCGTCAGGAGCCTGAGCGGTTATCTTGAAACCGCTGGAGGAGATCGGCTCGTTGTTACAATCGCAACAAACAACTATACTGTGCGGACAGCCGTAGTGGATTTGATCCACGAACGTATTTTAAATTATTTATACACGAACTACTGA
- a CDS encoding PTS sugar transporter subunit IIA — protein sequence MDIYSLLDKSTIIAGLKADDKKDLINELVDLLEPKVNSDQLEKIRSSVFEREEIMSTGVGKQLAIPHGKCSQIDDILASFALLEDPIDFNSIDNEPVKIVFLLVGPESKCNTHIKLLSRISRLMNSSSFREKLIGCTSADEIFETFQREEIEYFGN from the coding sequence ATGGACATTTATTCACTTCTTGACAAATCAACCATTATTGCAGGCTTAAAGGCAGATGACAAAAAGGATCTCATCAACGAACTTGTTGATCTTCTTGAGCCAAAAGTGAACAGTGATCAACTTGAAAAGATACGTTCTTCTGTTTTTGAACGGGAGGAGATCATGTCAACCGGAGTGGGGAAGCAGCTTGCCATCCCGCACGGAAAATGCTCACAAATCGATGATATTCTTGCAAGTTTTGCACTTCTTGAGGATCCCATTGACTTCAATTCTATCGATAATGAGCCTGTTAAAATTGTATTTCTTCTGGTCGGTCCCGAAAGTAAATGCAATACACACATTAAGTTACTGAGCCGAATATCGCGGCTGATGAACAGCTCATCATTCCGGGAGAAACTGATCGGTTGTACGTCTGCAGATGAAATTTTTGAGACGTTTCAGCGCGAGGAGATCGAATATTTCGGTAACTGA
- a CDS encoding heme exporter protein CcmB, which produces MVKPALSIFKKEIAIELRTRYALNTLLAFTGASLLLILFTLRADQLDPTPKSGLVWIIILFAAMTGMMRSFVQEADKKTWDLLKLHAKPSQIFIGKLAYNFVFLLVLHIFTIFFYIIMMNMVIVDVPFLLSAIFFGAAGLASVTTLTSAMIAQADRRGAVFSVLCIPLIVPLLLILTSVTRTALIEGVTDDAYNDLAALIGYCGVMISAGIILFDFIWED; this is translated from the coding sequence ATGGTAAAACCGGCTCTCTCTATCTTTAAAAAAGAGATCGCCATTGAGCTGCGTACGCGTTATGCGCTCAATACCCTGCTCGCCTTCACCGGTGCTTCTCTGCTGTTGATTTTATTTACGCTTCGTGCTGATCAGCTGGATCCAACCCCGAAAAGCGGCCTGGTGTGGATCATCATATTATTTGCTGCTATGACGGGCATGATGCGTTCTTTTGTGCAGGAAGCGGATAAAAAAACGTGGGATCTTTTGAAACTACATGCAAAACCGTCGCAGATTTTCATCGGCAAACTTGCATATAATTTTGTCTTTCTGCTGGTACTCCACATTTTTACGATTTTTTTCTACATCATCATGATGAACATGGTTATTGTGGATGTTCCGTTTCTGCTTTCAGCCATCTTTTTTGGCGCTGCAGGTCTGGCAAGCGTCACTACGCTAACATCAGCGATGATTGCCCAGGCAGACCGTCGCGGCGCGGTGTTCTCGGTTCTCTGTATTCCGCTGATTGTGCCGCTTCTGCTGATTTTAACGTCTGTTACCCGAACCGCGCTTATTGAAGGGGTAACGGACGATGCGTACAACGACCTGGCCGCACTCATTGGATACTGCGGAGTGATGATAAGTGCCGGGATCATACTATTTGATTTTATTTGGGAGGATTGA
- a CDS encoding DNA polymerase III subunit delta' C-terminal domain-containing protein gives MNILNEQINLGNRRIVGQSHALDQVEKIFRSDRLSHAYLITGPDGSGKTPFALAMAEAINGIDHLTDLKGTAKSKKSSWYTHPDIHVFIPLPTSSGTNELKERIKLLAEDPYKIVDFTLRPDLNNDSSSKNKRAFYYIDYYRDEIRPKTVLKPNEGRRTVMVITGIDTMRKEAANAFLKLLEEPAGNVMFILTADKTDQLLPTIMSRCQQIRLAPLSREEISDGLQRFDGFEKKDADFLARISDGNYALCRYLDLKEMQKSRAETVDFLRYSYTQDAPELVPLIEGWQSRLNLEGQIALSNTLEQLLRDIMIYRETQNRDLIINVDQLDVIKKFCKSLGDARLEEMIEEIQNLKQLFYNNVQFKLIFTALAFRFGNLMRGTEPDIPNSKPWQHLPAYSES, from the coding sequence ATGAACATACTTAATGAACAAATAAACCTTGGAAACCGTCGAATTGTCGGCCAATCGCATGCGCTTGACCAGGTCGAAAAAATATTCAGGTCCGACAGGCTGAGCCACGCCTATCTGATCACCGGACCCGACGGTTCGGGGAAAACTCCCTTCGCATTGGCGATGGCTGAAGCGATCAATGGAATCGATCATCTCACCGATCTGAAAGGTACCGCAAAGAGTAAAAAATCGAGCTGGTACACCCATCCCGATATTCATGTTTTCATACCGCTTCCCACATCATCCGGAACAAATGAACTAAAAGAACGAATTAAGCTCCTCGCGGAAGATCCATACAAAATTGTTGATTTCACACTGCGGCCTGACCTGAATAACGACTCCAGTTCAAAAAATAAGCGGGCATTTTACTATATCGATTATTATCGCGATGAAATTCGCCCCAAAACGGTTCTGAAACCGAACGAAGGCCGGCGGACGGTCATGGTCATCACGGGAATTGATACGATGAGAAAAGAGGCTGCAAATGCATTTTTGAAGCTTCTTGAAGAGCCTGCAGGAAATGTTATGTTTATCCTAACGGCTGATAAAACCGATCAGCTGTTGCCCACCATCATGTCGCGCTGTCAGCAGATCCGGCTGGCGCCACTCTCAAGAGAAGAAATCTCCGATGGGTTGCAAAGGTTTGATGGATTTGAGAAAAAAGATGCCGATTTCCTGGCCCGTATTTCTGATGGCAATTACGCTCTCTGCCGCTATCTTGATTTGAAAGAGATGCAGAAATCAAGAGCTGAAACTGTTGATTTTCTTCGGTATTCCTATACCCAGGATGCGCCCGAGCTCGTTCCACTGATTGAAGGGTGGCAGTCCAGGCTAAACCTCGAAGGACAGATCGCCCTCAGCAACACACTGGAGCAGCTTCTTCGGGATATCATGATCTACAGGGAAACACAAAACCGCGATCTGATAATTAACGTAGACCAGCTGGATGTGATAAAAAAGTTTTGCAAATCCCTTGGCGATGCAAGGCTGGAAGAGATGATTGAAGAGATTCAAAATCTTAAGCAGCTTTTCTACAATAATGTTCAATTTAAGCTTATCTTTACAGCACTCGCCTTTCGCTTCGGAAACCTGATGAGAGGTACAGAGCCCGATATACCAAACAGCAAACCCTGGCAGCATCTACCTGCATACAGTGAATCTTAA
- the dapF gene encoding diaminopimelate epimerase yields MRTNDSLPFVKIHGAGNDFVLFDNRTLQLSDKQIASITPRLSNRKFGVGSDGVIALNYDDEKQADLVMTYKNPDGSDAGMCGNGARCFASYAVTLGAPHEFSFRVHDKIYQATVNEKSVTIDFPLTTTVKQVTIEDKEYLNIYTNTEHIVGVRPKAELKNESELISTGRQLRQHEKFSPKGTNVNFIAGTDRSQLSLQTYERGVENLTLACGTGAIASALAWHHLQESGTGEFRYQINVKGGTLFVHFTFSSVNNSYSSIKLEGPTAFVFEGRYFF; encoded by the coding sequence ATGCGTACCAACGATTCTCTACCCTTCGTAAAAATTCACGGTGCAGGAAACGATTTCGTTCTCTTTGATAACCGCACGCTGCAGCTCTCTGATAAACAGATTGCATCCATCACTCCCAGATTAAGTAACCGGAAGTTCGGCGTTGGATCCGATGGCGTAATTGCCCTGAATTACGATGACGAAAAACAGGCAGATCTGGTGATGACCTATAAAAACCCGGATGGCAGCGATGCCGGGATGTGTGGAAACGGAGCTCGTTGTTTTGCTTCCTACGCCGTTACCCTGGGTGCTCCGCACGAATTTTCGTTTCGTGTGCACGATAAAATTTACCAGGCAACGGTTAATGAAAAATCCGTTACCATCGACTTTCCATTAACCACGACTGTAAAACAGGTTACAATTGAGGATAAAGAATATCTTAATATTTACACCAATACTGAGCACATCGTTGGTGTTCGGCCGAAAGCTGAACTCAAAAACGAGTCCGAACTTATATCTACAGGGCGGCAATTGCGCCAGCACGAAAAATTTTCACCGAAAGGTACAAACGTGAACTTTATTGCCGGAACAGATCGCAGCCAACTTTCGCTGCAAACATACGAACGAGGAGTTGAAAATCTTACACTCGCCTGTGGAACCGGGGCTATCGCCTCCGCCCTTGCCTGGCACCATTTACAGGAGAGCGGCACAGGTGAATTCAGATACCAAATTAATGTGAAGGGAGGTACGCTTTTCGTTCATTTTACGTTTTCATCCGTGAACAACAGCTATTCATCCATAAAACTTGAAGGCCCTACTGCTTTTGTATTTGAAGGACGATACTTTTTTTAA
- a CDS encoding type IX secretion system plug protein domain-containing protein — MKDDTFFKLFCLFLLSIAVTACGTSENGSRDQGAAASEYSQPENLFTVPGQMNASDLVYSVRLNRAGSINAAPVIRLNSSQQLSLNFDLLEYNSRQLRITFTHHNPDWSQSGLAEDFFKDGYFSLNIPTGRLSRAERPTYRQYSYNFPNDDIQFLVSGNYMLQVEDADSGDFMFSMPFFITENEGSIRSQVETRTVPRQDGRISHRPRSVFELPDFVTTPQFDLEFYYIQNQFWGRARQAQELDTSTQGEVLFEMRQENSFTGDYEFQQLDLTDLTLQAPQILEYNPTEIPPRVLLFDDVQGFSASRTRLPGSRLTNPDTDLSARYANVHFRFQPDSRISQNSTIYLVGDFNNWAIQSDYRLRYHPETDRWRTNGFIKTGTYAYKYLLIENNQINDLALDDSFTRTEQEYHAFVYYRDPNRFYYRLLQTNNFFENS, encoded by the coding sequence TTGAAGGACGATACTTTTTTTAAACTTTTTTGCCTGTTTTTACTGTCAATTGCGGTTACTGCCTGTGGTACATCAGAAAACGGCAGCCGGGACCAGGGTGCAGCTGCGTCTGAATATAGCCAGCCGGAAAACCTGTTTACGGTTCCCGGTCAGATGAATGCCAGCGACCTGGTCTACTCTGTACGTTTAAACCGTGCCGGCAGTATAAACGCAGCCCCGGTCATCCGCCTGAATTCCTCGCAGCAACTCAGTCTGAATTTCGATCTGTTAGAATATAATTCGCGGCAGCTGCGTATTACGTTTACCCATCACAATCCTGACTGGAGCCAATCGGGACTGGCTGAAGATTTTTTTAAAGACGGATATTTTAGCCTGAATATCCCCACCGGAAGATTAAGCCGGGCAGAACGTCCAACCTATCGGCAATACAGTTACAATTTTCCGAACGATGATATCCAATTCCTCGTCAGCGGTAATTACATGCTGCAGGTTGAAGATGCGGATAGCGGTGATTTTATGTTCTCCATGCCATTTTTCATTACCGAAAATGAAGGTTCTATCCGATCCCAGGTTGAAACAAGAACAGTTCCCCGGCAGGATGGGCGCATTTCCCACCGGCCCCGAAGCGTTTTTGAACTCCCGGATTTCGTAACAACACCTCAGTTTGATCTCGAATTCTATTACATACAAAATCAATTCTGGGGACGTGCACGGCAAGCTCAGGAACTGGATACATCCACACAGGGCGAAGTTCTGTTTGAAATGCGCCAGGAGAATTCATTTACCGGAGATTATGAATTCCAGCAGCTCGATCTAACAGATTTAACCCTTCAGGCACCTCAAATCCTGGAGTATAATCCAACGGAAATCCCGCCCCGGGTTCTCCTTTTTGATGATGTTCAGGGGTTTTCGGCATCCAGAACCCGTCTACCCGGGTCCCGGTTAACCAACCCGGATACGGACCTTTCAGCCCGGTATGCCAACGTACATTTCCGTTTTCAGCCCGACAGCAGGATTTCACAAAATTCCACGATCTATCTTGTAGGTGATTTTAACAACTGGGCGATACAATCTGATTACCGGCTAAGATATCACCCGGAAACCGACCGGTGGAGAACGAACGGATTTATCAAAACCGGCACGTATGCATACAAATATCTGTTGATTGAGAACAACCAGATTAACGATCTTGCGCTCGATGATTCGTTTACGCGAACCGAACAGGAATATCATGCATTTGTCTATTACCGGGACCCCAATCGGTTTTATTACCGCCTACTTCAAACCAATAACTTTTTCGAAAATTCCTGA